One Helianthus annuus cultivar XRQ/B chromosome 12, HanXRQr2.0-SUNRISE, whole genome shotgun sequence genomic region harbors:
- the LOC110895640 gene encoding serine/threonine-protein kinase BLUS1-like — translation MAHDDEHDPKTKRSHYPLDPNSYQILDEIGRGCSAIVYKALCTTTSTVVAIKSIDRSTTGDFDNIRREAKTMSLLSHPNVLKAHCSFTVGPRLWVVMPFMSAGSLQSIMASSFPNGISENCISIILKETLMGLCYLHDQGHLHRDIKAGNILMDSNGSIKLADFGVSASVYETSSRCLNLHEITGTPYWMAPEVIHSYNGYSYKADIWSFGITALELAHGRPPLSHLPFSESLVMKITRGMRFSEYQKEEEKGKKSKLSKYFKEMVGLCLEQDPCRWPTAAKLLKHYFFKNCKGCDFLVKNLLHGLPSVEFRFKETKVQRSGSMSKEHEDEDDDDDNEEEEGLIGSNVKKHRRISGWNFSLDACQHGPVFPLVDSISGPSTNTSCGDEETVKQVAFSGESVVSENEGSSCSNVTDGGEGEVYIGGGSCVDKEVVMGSLMTLKKSLDDQREKVIYMLAVVGAEETSGGGGEFGGKEEKLMQVIEKLKLELENEKRKRTSLEMELEFLKLNITNTSDD, via the exons ATGGCTCACGATGATGAGCATGATCCAAAAACCAAAAGATCCCACTACCCACTCGACCCCAACAGTTACCAAATCCTGGATGAAATCGGTAGAGGATGCAGTGCCATCGTCTACAAAGCCTTAtgcaccaccacctccaccgtcGTTGCCATCAAATCCATTGACCGATCAACCACGGGTGATTTCGATAACATCCGTCGTGAAGCTAAAACCATGTCCCTTTTATCCCACCCCAATGTTCTCAAAGCACACTGCTCCTTCACCGTTGGCCCTCGTCTATGGGTGGTCATGCCCTTCATGTCTGCAGGCTCTCTCCAATCCATCATGGCCTCTTCTTTCCCTAATGGCATTTCTGAGAATTGTATTTCCATAATTCTCAAAGAAACACTTATGGGTTTGTGTTATCTTCATGATCAAGGCCATCTGCATAGAGACATCAAGGCTGGGAACATTTTAATGGACTCCAACGGCTCAATCAAGCTGGCTGATTTCGGTGTTTCAGCTTCCGTTTACGAAACAAGCTCTCGTTGTCTTAACCTCCACGAAATCACTGGTACGCCTTACTGGATGGCGCCTGAAGTTATACATTCATATAATGGGTATAGCTACAAAGCTGATATATGGTCATTTGGAATAACTGCACTTGAATTAGCACACGGGAGACCTCCCTTGTCCCACCTTCCCTTTTCGGAGTCTTTAGTGATGAAGATCACAAGAGGGATGCGATTTTCCGAGTAccagaaagaagaagaaaaggggAAGAAATCAAAGTTGTCAAAGTATTTCAAGGAGATGGTAGGATTGTGTCTTGAACAAGATCCTTGTAGGTGGCCTACTGCCGCAAAACTTTTGAAGCATTACTTCTTCAAGAACT GTAAAGGGTGTGATTTTCTTGTCAAGAATTTGCTGCATGGATTACCTTCTGTTGAGTTTAGGTTCAAAGAAACTAAGGTTCAAAGGAGTGGATCAATGAGTAAGGAACatgaggatgaagatgatgatgatgataatgaagaagaagagggtTTGATAGGGAGTAATGTGAAGAAACATAGGAGGATTAGTGGATGGAACTTCAGTTTGGATGCTTGTCAGCATGGTCCTGTGTTTCCTCTTGTGGACTCCATAAGTG GTCCATCCACGAACACAAGTTGTGGAGATGAGGAAACGGTGAAACAAGTTGCATTTTCAGGTGAAAGTGTTGTGTCTGAAAATGAAGGGAGTTCGTGTAGTAATGTAACAGATGGTGGTGAGGGAGAAGTGTATATTGGTGGTGGGAGTTGTGTTGATAAGGAGGTTGTGATGGGGAGTTTGATGACATTGAAAAAGAGTTTGGATGATCAAAGAGAGAAGGTGATATATATGCTCGCGGTGGTTGGAGCCGAAGAGACTAGTGGCGGCGGTGGTGAATTCGGTGGCAAAGAAGAGAAGCTAATGCAAGTGATtgaaaagctaaaattggagTTGGAGAATGAGAAGAGAAAGAGGACTAGTTTGGAGATGGAGCTAGAGTTCTTAAAGCTTAATATCACAAATACTTCTGATGACTAA
- the LOC110895641 gene encoding uncharacterized protein LOC110895641 isoform X2 has translation MEKASFKVGQLAEMRTFEDGFRSAWFRCKINDIKRNANKILLDYIDFELEEPSWVEIYQMPPYARKSKHFKRQLMVRPQYPAIYYKDQMPPLNSISQESVVIHGKWKVGNMVDWFKDDCFWSARVVKLLSNDKVQIELPLPPVGEGKEGEDRKLEALCKDLRPCLDWSETKGWTFHIVEGQTLCDAKLITPTKQGTDLEVENAADGPANASSTTCIPTEGDRDRDSAQNENAKMDLEVEHAADGPVNASSTTRIPTEGDRDGEQNENAKMDCGLVESSESVSSLRVEKRKAAEVAAPEEVEKRELNIMREDTLEAAMVDLEELVNKVNWLQRLIKSPATTSSSWKFA, from the exons ATGGAGAAGGCAAGCTTTAAAGTTGGGCAACTTGCTGAAATGAGAACATTCGAGGATGGATTTCGTTCTGCTTGGTTCCGATGCAAG ATCAACGATATCAAACGCAATGCGAACAAGATTTTGCTGGACTACATAGATTTTGAATTGGAAG aaCCAAGCTGGGTAGAGATTTATCAAATGCCTCCCTATGCCAGGAAGTCCAAGCATTTTAAAAGGCAGCTCATGGTGCGCCCTCAATATCCTGCAATCTATTACAAAGATCAAATGCCGCCTCTCAACTCTATTTCACAAGAATCTGTTGTCATTCATGGTAAATGGAAGGTTGGAAATATGGTAGATTGGTTTAAAGACGATTGTTTTTGGTCTGCAAGGGTTGTCAAACTACTGAGCAATGACAAGGTTCAG ATTGAGTTGCCATTACCTCCGGTAGGAGAAGGGAAAGAAGGTGAAGATAGAAAGCTTGAAGCATTATGTAAGGATTTACGCCCATGCTTAGACTGGTCCGAAACAAAAGGCTGGACCTTTCATATCGTG GAGGGTCAGACTTTGTGTGATGCAAAACTTATTACTCCGACAAAGCAAG GCACGGATTTGGAAGTGGAGAATGCAGCTGATGGACCTGCGAATGCATCTTCCACCACTTGTATACCAACAGAGGGAGATAGAGATAGAGATAGTGCGCAGAATGAAAATGCGAAAATGGATTTGGAAGTGGAGCATGCGGCTGATGGACCTGTGAACGCATCTTCCACCACTCGTATACCAACAGAGGGAGATAGAGATGGTGAGCAGAATGAAAATGCGAAAATGGATTGCGGTTTAGTGGAATCTTCTGAGAGTGTTTCGAGTTTGCGTGTGGAAAAGAGAAAAGCAGCAGAGGTAGCAGCTCCAGAGGAGGTTGAAAAAAGAGAGTTGAATATAATGCGTGAAGACACGCTAGAGGCTGCCATGGTTGATCTGGAGGAACTGGTCAACAAAGTCAATTGGTTGCAGAGGCTTATAAAGTCACCTGCTACTACATCATCATCTTGGAAGTTTGCTTAA
- the LOC110895641 gene encoding uncharacterized protein LOC110895641 isoform X3 → MEKASFKVGQLAEMRTFEDGFRSAWFRCKINDIKRNANKILLDYIDFELEEPSWVEIYQMPPYARKSKHFKRQLMVRPQYPAIYYKDQMPPLNSISQESVVIHGKWKVGNMVDWFKDDCFWSARVVKLLSNDKIELPLPPVGEGKEGEDRKLEALCKDLRPCLDWSETKGWTFHIVEGQTLCDAKLITPTKQGTDLEVENAADGPANASSTTCIPTEGDRDRDSAQNENAKMDLEVEHAADGPVNASSTTRIPTEGDRDGEQNENAKMDCGLVESSESVSSLRVEKRKAAEVAAPEEVEKRELNIMREDTLEAAMVDLEELVNKVNWLQRLIKSPATTSSSWKFA, encoded by the exons ATGGAGAAGGCAAGCTTTAAAGTTGGGCAACTTGCTGAAATGAGAACATTCGAGGATGGATTTCGTTCTGCTTGGTTCCGATGCAAG ATCAACGATATCAAACGCAATGCGAACAAGATTTTGCTGGACTACATAGATTTTGAATTGGAAG aaCCAAGCTGGGTAGAGATTTATCAAATGCCTCCCTATGCCAGGAAGTCCAAGCATTTTAAAAGGCAGCTCATGGTGCGCCCTCAATATCCTGCAATCTATTACAAAGATCAAATGCCGCCTCTCAACTCTATTTCACAAGAATCTGTTGTCATTCATGGTAAATGGAAGGTTGGAAATATGGTAGATTGGTTTAAAGACGATTGTTTTTGGTCTGCAAGGGTTGTCAAACTACTGAGCAATGACAAG ATTGAGTTGCCATTACCTCCGGTAGGAGAAGGGAAAGAAGGTGAAGATAGAAAGCTTGAAGCATTATGTAAGGATTTACGCCCATGCTTAGACTGGTCCGAAACAAAAGGCTGGACCTTTCATATCGTG GAGGGTCAGACTTTGTGTGATGCAAAACTTATTACTCCGACAAAGCAAG GCACGGATTTGGAAGTGGAGAATGCAGCTGATGGACCTGCGAATGCATCTTCCACCACTTGTATACCAACAGAGGGAGATAGAGATAGAGATAGTGCGCAGAATGAAAATGCGAAAATGGATTTGGAAGTGGAGCATGCGGCTGATGGACCTGTGAACGCATCTTCCACCACTCGTATACCAACAGAGGGAGATAGAGATGGTGAGCAGAATGAAAATGCGAAAATGGATTGCGGTTTAGTGGAATCTTCTGAGAGTGTTTCGAGTTTGCGTGTGGAAAAGAGAAAAGCAGCAGAGGTAGCAGCTCCAGAGGAGGTTGAAAAAAGAGAGTTGAATATAATGCGTGAAGACACGCTAGAGGCTGCCATGGTTGATCTGGAGGAACTGGTCAACAAAGTCAATTGGTTGCAGAGGCTTATAAAGTCACCTGCTACTACATCATCATCTTGGAAGTTTGCTTAA
- the LOC110895641 gene encoding uncharacterized protein LOC110895641 isoform X1 — protein MEKASFKVGQLAEMRTFEDGFRSAWFRCKINDIKRNANKILLDYIDFELEEPSWVEIYQMPPYARKSKHFKRQLMVRPQYPAIYYKDQMPPLNSISQESVVIHGKWKVGNMVDWFKDDCFWSARVVKLLSNDKVQVIELPLPPVGEGKEGEDRKLEALCKDLRPCLDWSETKGWTFHIVEGQTLCDAKLITPTKQGTDLEVENAADGPANASSTTCIPTEGDRDRDSAQNENAKMDLEVEHAADGPVNASSTTRIPTEGDRDGEQNENAKMDCGLVESSESVSSLRVEKRKAAEVAAPEEVEKRELNIMREDTLEAAMVDLEELVNKVNWLQRLIKSPATTSSSWKFA, from the exons ATGGAGAAGGCAAGCTTTAAAGTTGGGCAACTTGCTGAAATGAGAACATTCGAGGATGGATTTCGTTCTGCTTGGTTCCGATGCAAG ATCAACGATATCAAACGCAATGCGAACAAGATTTTGCTGGACTACATAGATTTTGAATTGGAAG aaCCAAGCTGGGTAGAGATTTATCAAATGCCTCCCTATGCCAGGAAGTCCAAGCATTTTAAAAGGCAGCTCATGGTGCGCCCTCAATATCCTGCAATCTATTACAAAGATCAAATGCCGCCTCTCAACTCTATTTCACAAGAATCTGTTGTCATTCATGGTAAATGGAAGGTTGGAAATATGGTAGATTGGTTTAAAGACGATTGTTTTTGGTCTGCAAGGGTTGTCAAACTACTGAGCAATGACAAGGTTCAGGTA ATTGAGTTGCCATTACCTCCGGTAGGAGAAGGGAAAGAAGGTGAAGATAGAAAGCTTGAAGCATTATGTAAGGATTTACGCCCATGCTTAGACTGGTCCGAAACAAAAGGCTGGACCTTTCATATCGTG GAGGGTCAGACTTTGTGTGATGCAAAACTTATTACTCCGACAAAGCAAG GCACGGATTTGGAAGTGGAGAATGCAGCTGATGGACCTGCGAATGCATCTTCCACCACTTGTATACCAACAGAGGGAGATAGAGATAGAGATAGTGCGCAGAATGAAAATGCGAAAATGGATTTGGAAGTGGAGCATGCGGCTGATGGACCTGTGAACGCATCTTCCACCACTCGTATACCAACAGAGGGAGATAGAGATGGTGAGCAGAATGAAAATGCGAAAATGGATTGCGGTTTAGTGGAATCTTCTGAGAGTGTTTCGAGTTTGCGTGTGGAAAAGAGAAAAGCAGCAGAGGTAGCAGCTCCAGAGGAGGTTGAAAAAAGAGAGTTGAATATAATGCGTGAAGACACGCTAGAGGCTGCCATGGTTGATCTGGAGGAACTGGTCAACAAAGTCAATTGGTTGCAGAGGCTTATAAAGTCACCTGCTACTACATCATCATCTTGGAAGTTTGCTTAA